The Fusobacterium sp. DD2 genome contains a region encoding:
- a CDS encoding glycoside hydrolase family 88 protein: MEFKTVICETYIDNFLKNYKPYKGKWCYEDGCLLQGCLLLYKATGEKKYLDFILKYLNVFVSDNGDLRGYVKEDYNIDNINAGKVLFDIYNLTKDKKYKKAIDNLYSQLLTHPRTECGNFWHKKRYENQVWLDGLYMVEPFYTRYETEFNNKKNYADIYKHFTNVRDNMFDEDKKLYYHAWDTAKKQEWADKNTGLSKNFWVRAIGWLLMAMIDTLEYMSEEIFYEYRGLQILFKEAVYGVLQYQDPKTHMWYQVVDKGGEPKNYVETSGSLMIAYAMMKGARLGFLNDKYREIGLEAFKGICNTYLKKKDDQLTLEGICLVAGLGNFDNQLRDGSYEYYMSEPVVADDVKGSGIFLMAYSEVLLLNKELEESNYEK, encoded by the coding sequence ATGGAATTTAAGACTGTTATTTGTGAGACTTATATTGATAATTTTTTAAAAAACTACAAGCCTTACAAAGGAAAGTGGTGTTATGAAGATGGTTGCCTATTACAGGGATGCCTATTATTATACAAAGCTACTGGAGAAAAAAAATATTTAGATTTTATACTTAAATATTTAAATGTTTTTGTTTCAGATAATGGCGATTTAAGAGGATATGTAAAAGAAGATTACAATATTGATAACATCAATGCCGGAAAAGTTTTATTTGATATCTATAATTTAACAAAAGATAAAAAATATAAAAAAGCGATAGATAATCTTTACAGTCAGCTTCTTACTCATCCAAGAACTGAATGTGGAAACTTCTGGCATAAAAAAAGGTATGAAAATCAAGTATGGTTAGATGGATTATATATGGTAGAACCTTTCTATACCAGATATGAAACTGAATTCAATAATAAAAAAAATTATGCAGATATCTATAAACACTTTACAAATGTAAGAGATAACATGTTTGATGAAGATAAAAAATTATATTATCACGCTTGGGATACTGCTAAGAAACAGGAATGGGCTGATAAAAACACTGGCCTTTCTAAAAATTTCTGGGTAAGAGCAATTGGATGGCTGTTAATGGCTATGATTGATACCCTTGAATATATGTCAGAAGAAATTTTTTATGAATACAGAGGCCTTCAAATCCTGTTTAAAGAAGCTGTCTATGGAGTACTGCAATATCAGGATCCTAAGACACATATGTGGTATCAGGTAGTTGATAAAGGTGGAGAACCTAAGAACTATGTTGAAACTTCAGGAAGTTTAATGATTGCTTATGCAATGATGAAAGGTGCAAGACTTGGTTTCTTAAATGATAAATACAGAGAAATAGGACTTGAAGCATTTAAAGGAATTTGCAATACATATCTTAAAAAGAAAGATGATCAATTAACTTTAGAAGGTATTTGTCTTGTTGCTGGCCTTGGTAATTTTGATAATCAGCTTAGAGATGGAAGCTATGAATATTACATGTCTGAACCAGTGGTAGCAGATGATGTTAAAGGATCTGGAATATTCTTAATGGCTTATAGCGAGGTTTTATTATTGAATAAAGAATTGGAGGAATCTAATTATGAAAAATAA
- a CDS encoding sugar ABC transporter permease: protein MKNKKLVGYLFIAPWIIGFLVFTAYPFISSLWLSFTDYNLLSAPKFVGLGNYTKLFKDPLFLKTLSNTLKYVFITVPIKLSFALFIANILNYKLKGINFFRTAYYIPSILGRSVAIAVLWRFLFSDQGLINIIINFLGIEPISWLGDPKYALFTVSLLRAWQFGSAMVIFLAALKNIPEDLYESARIEGASKLAQFWYITIPMISPVIFFNFIMQLIQAFQEFNGPYIITGGGPLNSTKLLPLLIYDNAFNYYQMGYASAISWILFLIIMVFTVFAFRSQKYWVHYSDNGEE from the coding sequence ATGAAAAATAAAAAATTAGTCGGATATCTATTTATAGCCCCATGGATAATTGGATTTTTAGTATTTACAGCTTATCCTTTTATATCATCACTATGGCTAAGTTTTACAGATTATAACCTGTTAAGTGCTCCAAAATTTGTAGGATTAGGTAACTACACTAAGCTTTTTAAGGATCCACTTTTCTTAAAAACTTTAAGTAATACTTTAAAATATGTTTTTATCACTGTACCTATTAAACTTTCATTTGCACTATTTATTGCAAATATTCTTAACTATAAACTAAAAGGAATTAACTTCTTTAGAACAGCTTATTATATCCCTTCAATTTTAGGAAGAAGTGTTGCTATTGCTGTACTTTGGAGATTTTTATTTTCAGATCAGGGACTTATAAATATAATTATTAATTTCCTTGGAATTGAACCTATCTCATGGTTAGGTGATCCTAAATATGCACTATTTACTGTAAGTTTATTAAGAGCGTGGCAATTTGGATCTGCAATGGTTATTTTCCTTGCTGCACTGAAAAATATTCCAGAAGATTTATATGAATCAGCAAGAATTGAAGGTGCTTCTAAACTTGCACAATTCTGGTATATCACAATACCTATGATATCTCCTGTAATATTCTTTAACTTTATAATGCAATTAATTCAAGCATTCCAGGAATTTAATGGTCCATATATAATCACAGGAGGAGGTCCTCTTAACTCAACAAAACTTCTTCCTCTTCTAATATATGATAATGCATTTAACTATTATCAAATGGGATATGCTTCAGCAATATCTTGGATACTTTTCCTAATTATTATGGTATTTACTGTATTTGCATTTAGAAGCCAAAAATATTGGGTTCACTATTCAGATAATGGGGAGGAATAA